A stretch of Mustela nigripes isolate SB6536 chromosome 6, MUSNIG.SB6536, whole genome shotgun sequence DNA encodes these proteins:
- the LOC132020799 gene encoding large ribosomal subunit protein mL42-like: MALAAVKWVISNRTLWKHLFPIQNGALYCVYHKSTYSPLPDDYNCKVELALTSDGRTIVCYHPSVDIPYEHTQPIPRPDPLHNNEETHDQVLKTRLEGKNEHLEQGPMIEQLSKMFFTTKHRWYPRGQYHRHHRKLDPPKDR; the protein is encoded by the coding sequence ATGGCGTTAGCAGCAGTAAAATGGGTGATATCAAATAGAACTCTCTGGAAACATTTATTTCCAATTCAAAACGGAGCTTTATATTGTGTTTATCATAAATCTACATATTCTCCTCTACCAGATGACTATAATTGCAAAGTAGAGCTTGCTTTGACATCTGATGGCAGGACAATAGTGTGCTACCACCCTTCTGTGGACATTCCATATGAACATACCCAACCTATCCCTCGGCCAGATCCTCTGCATAATAATGAAGAAACACATGACCAAGTGCTGAAAACcagattagaaggaaaaaatgagcacTTGGAGCAAGGACCCATGATAGAACAACTTAGCAAAATGTTCTTTACTACTAAGCACCGTTGGTATCCTCGTGGACAGTATCATAGACATCATAGGAAACTGGATCCTCCAAAAGACAGATGA